Sequence from the Deinococcus malanensis genome:
AAGCCTGGTGAGCCGGCTGCGGATTCACCCTTCAGTGAAGGGCTGGGCCACTGATACGCCGCTGTCCCGAGTAACAGGCAGGATTCAGAACTGCGGAGGACAGGAGCAATGACGATGGGCGGGGCCTGGGTCGTATTTCCAGGCCCCGCTCATCTCGTACCTGACTTGTCTTACTTTGCCAGTTGGGTCTTGAGGTCCTGAAACGCTTCGGGTCGTGTCAGAAGGCGCAGGTTGACCTTGTTCTCGCCGGTCAGGCTGGCGACTCGCTCTGCCGTGCAGTCGTACCGGGCGTTGGTCTTGCGCATGATGGGCCAGACCACCGCAGCCGCGCGCCCGGCGATGTCCCGCTGCGGCACCGGTCCGAACAGGCGGGAATCCTCACTGCCGTTGGGGGTGCGGTTGTCACCCATCACGAAGTAAGTGCCTGCGGGCACGGTGAACTCCGGCTGGTCGGTCATCACCCCATTGCGGCTGGATGTGGCCTGCATGGCAAGGTCACTCTGGTTGTCCCAGCAGCCCTGTTCGCGCCAGTAGTCGGTGGTCCAGCTTGAATCCAGGCGCACCCCGTTGATGGTGACTTCGCCGCCCGAGATCGCGATGCGGTCTCCTGGAAGCCCGATCACGCGCTTGATCAGGAAGGGGCGGTAGGACCACAACCCCAGGGCGCTCCGGTTCAGGTTGGGAATGCGCTCGGCTGCGGCCCGGGGCGGCTTGAAGATCACGATGTCACCGCGCTGGAAGTCACCCACGCCGGCCTTGTGCAGCCAGGTCTCGTATTTGGGAACAAACACGCGCTCGCGGTCTCGCAGGTTGGGCATCATGCTGACGCCCTCGACACCGACCAGTGTAGCCACGAACTGCGTGATCACCACTGCAAAGACGATGGGTTCCAGAAAGTCCTTCCACAGCTTGTGCAGGGCCCCGTGCTTGCGGGGAGGAGGGGTGGCCGAGTCGAGTCTGGTCATGCACCGCAGAGCATAGCCCATGAGCCCATGCTGGCCGGGCCAGATCATTCCTGCCGACGCGCCCGGGTTGCTTGGAACACCGTGCAGGTGCGCGCCGGGCTTTGTCGGGGGCTCCTCAGGCAGTGACTTCATTGAAAGCGGTGTGCACCGCCGCGGGATACACACTCTGCGGTCATTGGCCTGCACCTGACATCCTGCCCTTTGCAGGCAGAGTTCACGTCCAGCCAACCCTGGTGCGGTGTGTCAGGGCTCTGCACCCAAACGCGGCGTGATAACGCCCGGACCGATGGTGTGCTGACCGTCGTGGCCGATACTGACGGTGCTCCGGACGCCACCTGTCTACCACCACTGGGGGCAGCCTCTACCCCCATACCTACCCGCAAGCACTTGATCTGCGGTAGCGTGAGGCGAATGCCGATCGCAGGACAGATGGTGGAGGGGGGCCTGAGACTGGTCCGTCCTCTCGGGCGAGGGTCACACAGCCTGGTGTACTTTGCTGTGGACAGTGCCGGGCAGCCGCGTGTCGTGAAAATATTTCCGGCACACCTGGCGACCTTCGCCGAACGTGAAGAAGCCCACGCCAGCGGCCTGGACCACCCACGGCTGGCGCGCGTGATCGGCCGCACGGAAGTCGACGGGAATCCGGCCCTGATCGGCACCCTGGCCCGTGGCGAAGTGATGTTTACCCGCTTTGCGCAGCGTCCTGCTGCCGTTCACGAGCGCCGCGCCTTCCTGCTGACGCTGGCGCATGTCCTGGATGGCCTGGCGTACCTGCATGGGCATGGCCTGGTCCACCGTGACATCAAACCCGAAAACATTCTGGTGGAACCTGACGGGGGAGCCAAGCTGGTCGACTTCGATCTGTCCGGTCCGGCGTTTGAGAACATGGACGTGCCCACCCGGTTTGGCACCGCAGCTTTCCAGAGTCCGGAAGCTGCGCGGGGCGAACCCCTGGGCCCGGAGAGTGACCTGTATGGCATCGGGGTGCTGCTCGGGTGGGGCCTGCACGGCGCGCTGCCCGACCCTGAAGAACCGCTGCCTGCCTTAGATGATCCCCTTGAAGGTCTGTACCTGAGCCTGATCCGCCATGACCGCACCCGGCGCCCCAACGATGCGCTGTGGGCCCG
This genomic interval carries:
- the lepB gene encoding signal peptidase I, whose translation is MTRLDSATPPPRKHGALHKLWKDFLEPIVFAVVITQFVATLVGVEGVSMMPNLRDRERVFVPKYETWLHKAGVGDFQRGDIVIFKPPRAAAERIPNLNRSALGLWSYRPFLIKRVIGLPGDRIAISGGEVTINGVRLDSSWTTDYWREQGCWDNQSDLAMQATSSRNGVMTDQPEFTVPAGTYFVMGDNRTPNGSEDSRLFGPVPQRDIAGRAAAVVWPIMRKTNARYDCTAERVASLTGENKVNLRLLTRPEAFQDLKTQLAK
- a CDS encoding serine/threonine-protein kinase, which encodes MPIAGQMVEGGLRLVRPLGRGSHSLVYFAVDSAGQPRVVKIFPAHLATFAEREEAHASGLDHPRLARVIGRTEVDGNPALIGTLARGEVMFTRFAQRPAAVHERRAFLLTLAHVLDGLAYLHGHGLVHRDIKPENILVEPDGGAKLVDFDLSGPAFENMDVPTRFGTAAFQSPEAARGEPLGPESDLYGIGVLLGWGLHGALPDPEEPLPALDDPLEGLYLSLIRHDRTRRPNDALWAREELLRLAGLPY